Proteins encoded within one genomic window of Columba livia isolate bColLiv1 breed racing homer chromosome 1, bColLiv1.pat.W.v2, whole genome shotgun sequence:
- the RASSF8 gene encoding ras association domain-containing protein 8 — MELKVWVDGVQRIVCGVTEVTTCQEVVIALAQAIGRTGRYTLIEKWRDTERHLAPHENPIVSLNKWGQYASDVQLILRRTGPSLSERPTSDSVARIPERTLYRQSLPPLAKLRPPSDKSMKRREPKRKSLTFTGGAKGLMDIFGKSKESEFKQKVLNNCKTTADELKKLIHLQTEKLQCIEKQLESNEVEIHYWEQKYNSSLEEEILKLEQKIKRNEVEIEEEEFWENELQIEQENEKQLKEQLQEMRQRIMECENKLKDYMSQIHNMESGLEAEKLQREVQESQVNEEEVKEKIEKVKGEIDIQGQQSLRLENGIKAVERSLGQATKRLQDREQELEQLTKELRQVNLQQFIQQTGTKVTVLPADPVEVEAPHVELEREPTFQSGSLKRPGSSRQLPSNLRILQNPLSSGFNPEGIYV, encoded by the exons ATGGAGCTCAAAGTATGGGTGGATGGAGTCCAGAGAATCGTGTGTGGGGTCACCGAAGTCACAACATGCCAGGAAGTTGTAATAGCCCTTGCTCAGGCTATTG GTCGCACCGGCAGGTACACGCTGATCGAGAAATGGCGGGACACGGAGCGGCACCTGGCGCCCCACGAAAACCCCATCGTGTCGCTGAACAAGTGGGGCCAGTACGCGAGCGACGTGCAGCTCATCCTGCGCCGCACCGGGCCTTCACTGAGCGAGCGGCCGACTTCAGACAGCGTGGCTCGCATCCCTGAGAGGACTCTGTACCGACAAAGCTTACCACCCCTGGCCAAGCTGAGGCCCCCCAGTGACAAATCCATGAAGAGAAGGGAGCCGAAAAGGAAATCCCTCACCTTCACTGGAGGGGCCAAAGGGTTAATGGACATCTTTGGGAAAAGCAAAGAATCTGAGTTCAAGCAAAAGGTGCTCAACAACTGTAAAACAACAGCGGATGAGTTGAAGAAATTGATCCACCTGCAAACAGAGAAACTTCAGTGCATTGAGAAACAGCTGGAGTCCAATGAAGTTGAGATCCACTACTGGGAACAAAAGTATAACTCCAGCCTGGAAGAAGAAATCCTCAAGTTGGAGCAGAAGATCAAAAGGAACGAAGTGGAGATTGAAGAAGAAGAGTTCTGGGAAAATGAGCTGCAGATCgagcaggaaaatgaaaaacagctgaaggagcagctgcaggagatgAGGCAGAGGATCATGGAGTGCGAGAACAAGCTGAAGGACTACATGTCTCAAATCCACAACATGGAAAGTGGCCTTGAAGCAGAGAAGTTGCAGCGGGAAGTTCAAGAGTCCCAAGTGAATGAAGAAGAGGTCAAGGAAAAGATCGAGAAGGTGAAGGGTGAAATTGATATTCAGGGCCAGCAGAGTCTCAGATTGGAAAATGGCATTAAAGCTGTAGAAAGGTCTTTGGGCCAAGCTACCAAACGGTTGCAG GACAGAGAACAAGAACTGGAGCAACTGACAAAGGAGCTGCGACAGGTCAATCTCCAACAGTTCATCCAGCAAACTGGAACGAAGGTCACGGTGCTGCCAGCAGACCCTGTTGAGGTGGAGGCCCCACATGTGGAGCTTGAGAGAG AGCCAACATTTCAGTCTGGGTCACTGAAGCGCCCTGGGTCATCAAGGCAACTCCCCAGTAACCTTCGGATTCTACAGAATCCCCTATCGTCTGGTTTTAACCCAGAGGGCATTTATGTATGA